A window of the Scyliorhinus torazame isolate Kashiwa2021f chromosome 12, sScyTor2.1, whole genome shotgun sequence genome harbors these coding sequences:
- the sema6d gene encoding semaphorin-6D isoform X4: MKLCADYSSFLVPFFLLLMACPTEAVSFPEDDEPINTIEFHHSRQYPIFRGRLLGNESLHRLDYQLMLKIEDILYIAGRDQVYAINLNDPPRGEIISSKKLTWKSRQQDRSNCAMKGKHKDECHNFIKVFVPKSDDTVFVCGTNAFNPVCRYYRLDTLDHNGEEVSGLARCPFDAKQTNVALFADNKLYSATVADFLASDAVIYRSMGDGSALRTIKYDSKWIKEPHFLHAVEYGNYVYFFFREIAVEHNNLGKAVYSRVARICKNDMGGSQRVLEKHWTSFLKARLNCSVPGDSFFYFDVLQSITDIIEINGYPTIVGVFTTQLNSIPGSAVCAFNMEDIEKSFKGRFKEQKTPDSVWTAVPEDRVPKPRPGCCAGHGPAESYKTSIDFPDETLSFIKSHPLMDSAVPSLIEEPWFTKTRVRYRLTAIAIDNAAGPRQNYTVTFIGSEAGMVLKVLTKTSPSSLNDSILLEEMDVFNPLKCNAANEDDRKVLGLQIDKDHHALFVAFSSCVIRVPLSHCEHYGTCKKACVGSQDPYCAWLDNKSCGIVRPGVNTVFEQDVESGNTAHLGECHEILATTPDYKTFGDPTSDTDLSALSASTGASGPVVSPNLIGSRKVAVQDDMDTYDYFEPLSAVPNGVRWEVQSGDANQMVHMNVLITCVLAAFVLGAFISGIAVYCHRDTYLRKARKMNKDAESAQSCTDSSGSFTKFNGLFDSPVKEYPQNIDTPKLYTNLLSNGKELPPSGDAKSMIVDSHGQPPELAALPTPESTPVLQQKSIQPIKNQWEKAQNNINAARKESPLKSPQIIPSSPPPHSPINHSGQIPSAVVLPNATHAYNMSFSNSNAHKAERKVQNIEMSITGHSSKKEQRRAIEARNTLNDLLKHLNESGSNTKAILGDVPMTRQSLMLDPMTKMVEMPPKVPNREASLYSPSSTLPRHSPTKRVDVPTTSNIQLSSLERERGYPRNSSQRHSISVLPKNVITSLNGAVLSRHPSFNRGGYFPPAPPMRMDSVHGTPLVIQPQPGSLSRQSSYTSNGTLPRSGIKRTPSIKPDVPPKPSFGQPTTPVKPLHKYSY, translated from the exons AAACTAACCTGGAAGTCAAGACAGCAAGACAGAAGTAACTGCGCCATGAAGGGCAAACACAAA GATGAATGCCACAATTTTATCAAAGTCTTTGTCCCCAAATCTGACGACACTGTCTTTGTTTGTGGCACAAACGCTTTTAACCCTGTATGCAGATATTATCGG TTGGACACTTTGGATCATAATGGCGAAGAAGTCAGTGGATTGGCACGGTGCCCATTTGATGCCAAGCAAACCAACGTTGCCCTCTTTGCTG ACAATAAATTGTACTCAGCAACAGTTGCAGACTTCCTGGCCAGTGATGCAGTCATCTATCGTAGTATGGGGGATGGGTCAGCTCTCAGGACAATTAAATACGATTCAAAATGGATCAAAG AGCCTCACTTCCTACATGCTGTTGAATATGGAAATTACGTGTATTTCTTTTTCCGAGAAATAGCTGTTGAACACAACAACCTTGGAAAG GCTGTTTACTCGCGTGTAGCAAGAATTTGTAAGAACGACATGGGAGGATCCCAGCGGGTGTTGGAAAAACACTGGACATCATTTCTAAAAGCTCGTTTAAACTGCTCAGTTCCTGGAGATTCATTCTTCTACTTTGATGTATTACAGTCCATCACAGACATTATAGAAATCAATGGGTACCCGACCATTGTCGGAGTATTTACGACCCAGCTTAACAG CATCCCTGGATCGGCAGTGTGTGCCTTCAATATGGAAGACATTGAAAAATCATTCAAAGGAAGGTTTAAAGAACAAAAGACCCCAGACTCTGTTTGGACTGCTGTGCCAGAAGATAGGGTACCAAAGCCTAg accCGGATGCTGTGCTGGACATGGTCCAGCAGAATCTTACAAAACATCAATTGACTTTCCCGATGAAACACTGTCCTTCATCAAATCCCATCCACTGATGGATTCTGCTGTTCCCTCACTCATAGAGGAGCCCTGGTTCACCAAGACCAGGGTCAG ATACCGTCTGACAGCGATTGCCATCGATAATGCTGCAGGTCCACGTCAAAACTACACCGTTACCTTTATTGGTTCAGAAGCCGGCATGGTGCTTAAAGTATTAACAAAAACCAGCCCCAGTTCCCTCAATGACAGCATTCTACTGGAGGAAATGGATGTTTTTAACCCCTTAAA GTGCAATGCTGCTAATGAAGATGACAGGAAGGTCCTGGGATTACAGATTGACAAAGATCATCATGCTTTGTTCGTGGCCTTCTCCAGCTGTGTCATCCGTGTTCCTCTCAGTCACTGTGAACATTATGGCACGTGCAAGAA AGCTTGCGTTGGGTCACAGGATCCATACTGTGCTTGGTTGGATAATAAATCCTGTGGAATTGTGAGACCTGGTGTAAA CACCGTGTTTGAACAAGATGTAGAGTCTGGTAACACGGCACATCTTGGAGAGTGTCATG AAATCTTGGCCACCACGCCAGATTACAAAACATTTGGTGATCCGACGTCTG ACACGGATTTATCGGCACTCTCTGCTTCCACTGGTGCGAGTGGCCCAGTAGTATCTCCAAACCTGATTGGTTCACGAAAGGTTGCAGTACAAGATGATATGGACACTTATGATTATTTTGAACCATTATCCGCTGTCCCCAATG GTGTACGATGGGAGGTGCAGTCTGGAGATGCTAACCAGATGGTTCACATGAATGTCCTGATCACTTGCGTTCTTGCTGCTTTCGTTCTgggggccttcatttccgggatcgCTGTGTACTGTCACCGTGATACCTACTTACGCAAAGCCAGGAAGATGAACAAGGATGCCGAATCCGCACAGTCCTGCACTGATTCAAGTGGAAGTTTCACAAAGTTTAATGGACTGTTTGACAGCCCAGTCAAGGAATATCCGCAAAATATTGACACCCCTAAGCTTTACACCAACTTGCTATCAAACGGCAAGGAGCTGCCGCCCAGCGGTGATGCAAAGTCCATGATTGTGGACAGCCACGGGCAACCTCCAGAACTGGCGGCGCTGCCAACGCCCGAGTCTACACCAGTGCTTCAACAGAAAAGTATTCAACCAATCAAGAACCAGTGGGAGAAAGCCCAGAACAATATCAATGCAGCAAGGAAGGAATCGCCTTTAAAAAGCCCTCAAATTATCCCATCTAGTCCTCCTCCCCATTCACCTATAAACCACAGTGGTCAAATACCCAGTGCAGTGGTACTTCCCAATGCTACCCATGCCTACAACATGTCTTTCTCAAATTCTAATGCACACAAAGctgaaagaaaagtacagaacataGAAATGTCGATCACTGGTCATTCGAGTAAAAAAGAACAGCGAAGAGCTATTGAGGCAAGAAACACACTGAACGACCTTCTGAAACACCTCAATGAAAGTGGTAGCAATACTAAAGCTATTTTGGGAGACGTCCCTATGACTCGTCAAAGTTTAATGCTGGACCCAATGACCAAAATGGTCGAAATGCCGCCCAAGGTTCCAAACAGAGAGGCCTCATTATATTCTCCTTCTTCTACTCTACCAAGGCACAGCCCAACTAAGAGGGTGGATGTTCCGACAACTTCAAACATCCAACTGTCAAgtttagagagagagcggggctacCCAAGAAATTCTTCACAGAGGCATTCGATATCCGTACTCCCCAAAAATGTTATCACTTCATTAAATGGAGCTGTGTTGTCAAGACATCCCAGTTTTAATAGGGGAGGGTACTTCCCTCCGGCACCCCCCATGAGAATGGATTCTGTACATGGTACTCCCCTTGTTATTCAACCACAACCTGGCTCTTTGTCCCGCCAGAGCAGTTACACGAGCAATGGTACACTGCCTCGATCAGGAATAAAGAGAACACCATCCATTAAACCAGATGTGCCACCAAAACCATCATTCGGTCAACCCACAACTCCAGTCAAACCACTACACAAGTACAGTTACTAA